The following proteins are encoded in a genomic region of Thermococcus pacificus:
- a CDS encoding S-layer protein produces MKVKKIAALAVGAAMVGATIGFASAQPTVPEIPKDFFVKDGQPNVKIVVGSQGAALDVASAADIAVAIGSMLYTEKEVDANGTSVVLKKDISGDWDIADLPVFGGDVLGKYAVISEDAYQDPEEYKSEWEYNWYGVPLYTGDVPVAVKLMTSAGEVQVPLDGSAVTGPDGREYKVLKYYNLGEDTGTVVLDIDGKTYALKLGETQILEVVPEYEGEITPSGDITLPIMASDPETGDIVNLILETNPNLQFAPKDDDQSPLTLAEGEKLIADLTTEGYTGHYFKFNASNIDPVGDTGDLTISWDNTSVTVNEVYLNGQQVTVTGNSTTFTGLTIGDIIEFYTDEGIFDFQVVEMNQTGNPAVDYMRLNFDLSAIGGYQNEYTTNSFPASTYLDLKEGEVQDNVNITTVIPGNVTFEIKDVDTNEDNVKIAIESVYYNGVKTLVDWYREFVMLTDEQQHMGVPTSVGSVTFDMYVNYVGSRPNTISVRLGDWDTLAEGEWFLVGDFNVTVEDIDLGDGEVTLHISTIPGSDIIVDQDVVVDLNDEVLADLEFSMESIEISVDLVSEGVTFESVVWEENTERGYGKFGDSYWADGTWDEETIGPGIVSNFIEWNTHQGDYPDTYSEEATFEISQIEIKDLKKYVDKNIVPPEDATVVIPEGGISITVDLGYDVVTYQYCSNPYCEYLGGDPDVAGEYPTASSDGHVNGAYEGDTLTIVPFEKTVSILDIGDDYFTYGVDYGSQWYKVGDEKTFDDYVLKVLDINIFEQKVLLQLSEVGGEPVIRSVKVGDTTKLGGLYVTVEDAFIGATQDVIAKLSVKVEEGKVVSGSEKYSLAPGYVTHLDIKEDSAGYKYIDKITFVNSEPIEGETIDIFNTYEIDYVYTAKEVNCVKGDDEFTKYLVNAEVVIDPYPYYIYETLEVGDEVGAADNEHTGWIVDAITAEKYTQVTPGEAKPITVLDTEIMEAGLESVDSNLILVGGPVVNSVAAALAEKLEIPTDYDGWESEYGTGADSGVIKYIAEVSDINGYGVVLVAGTDREGTQAAAEALMEYLAGL; encoded by the coding sequence ATGAAGGTGAAGAAGATTGCGGCCCTCGCCGTTGGCGCCGCCATGGTTGGCGCCACTATAGGGTTCGCAAGTGCGCAGCCAACCGTCCCAGAGATTCCGAAGGACTTCTTTGTTAAAGACGGACAGCCAAATGTTAAAATCGTCGTTGGAAGCCAGGGTGCTGCACTTGATGTTGCAAGCGCCGCGGACATAGCAGTCGCTATCGGAAGTATGCTTTACACCGAGAAGGAAGTCGATGCTAACGGCACTAGCGTTGTTCTCAAGAAGGACATCTCAGGGGACTGGGACATTGCCGACCTGCCAGTCTTCGGAGGGGACGTCCTCGGTAAGTACGCCGTTATAAGCGAGGACGCCTACCAGGACCCCGAGGAATACAAGAGCGAATGGGAATACAACTGGTATGGAGTTCCGCTCTACACCGGGGACGTTCCAGTTGCAGTCAAGCTAATGACCTCTGCAGGCGAAGTGCAGGTTCCTCTTGATGGAAGTGCAGTAACTGGGCCCGACGGTAGGGAGTACAAGGTTCTCAAGTACTACAACCTAGGAGAGGATACTGGGACTGTGGTGCTCGACATTGATGGAAAGACATACGCTCTCAAGCTCGGTGAGACCCAGATACTCGAAGTTGTGCCCGAATATGAAGGAGAGATAACCCCCTCAGGAGATATAACACTGCCAATAATGGCAAGTGACCCTGAGACTGGAGACATCGTTAACCTTATCCTCGAAACCAACCCGAACCTCCAGTTTGCCCCCAAGGACGATGACCAGAGCCCACTAACCCTCGCTGAGGGCGAGAAGCTTATAGCAGACCTTACCACAGAGGGGTACACGGGACACTACTTCAAGTTCAATGCCTCAAACATTGATCCAGTTGGTGACACTGGAGACCTGACAATTAGCTGGGACAACACTTCAGTTACTGTCAATGAGGTATACCTCAATGGACAGCAAGTTACAGTTACTGGGAACAGCACAACCTTCACTGGGCTTACAATTGGGGACATCATCGAGTTCTACACTGATGAGGGTATCTTTGACTTCCAGGTAGTCGAAATGAACCAGACAGGAAATCCAGCCGTTGATTACATGCGTCTCAACTTCGACCTTAGTGCCATTGGAGGATACCAGAACGAGTACACCACGAACTCGTTCCCAGCCTCGACCTACCTGGACCTGAAAGAGGGTGAGGTTCAGGACAACGTCAACATAACCACTGTAATACCTGGCAACGTCACATTTGAAATAAAGGACGTTGACACCAATGAGGACAACGTCAAGATAGCCATAGAGTCCGTGTACTACAATGGAGTCAAGACCCTTGTGGATTGGTACAGAGAGTTCGTAATGCTCACGGATGAGCAGCAGCACATGGGAGTCCCAACCTCAGTTGGCAGTGTAACATTCGACATGTACGTAAACTACGTTGGAAGCAGGCCAAACACCATATCCGTTCGCCTTGGCGACTGGGACACCCTTGCCGAGGGAGAGTGGTTCCTCGTTGGAGACTTTAACGTGACTGTGGAAGACATCGATCTCGGAGATGGAGAAGTGACCCTCCACATCAGCACGATTCCAGGAAGCGACATAATAGTTGACCAGGATGTCGTTGTTGATCTCAATGATGAAGTCCTTGCAGACTTGGAGTTCAGCATGGAGTCCATTGAAATATCAGTTGATCTCGTATCTGAGGGTGTAACCTTCGAGAGCGTTGTATGGGAAGAGAACACCGAGCGTGGATACGGCAAGTTCGGAGACAGCTACTGGGCAGATGGCACCTGGGACGAGGAGACCATAGGACCAGGCATCGTGTCAAACTTCATCGAATGGAATACCCACCAGGGCGACTACCCCGACACCTACTCAGAGGAGGCCACCTTTGAGATATCCCAGATAGAGATAAAGGACCTCAAGAAGTATGTCGACAAGAACATCGTTCCGCCAGAAGACGCTACGGTGGTAATACCCGAGGGCGGCATCAGCATAACCGTTGACCTCGGCTACGACGTAGTAACCTACCAATACTGCAGCAACCCATACTGTGAGTACCTCGGAGGCGACCCAGATGTGGCGGGTGAGTACCCAACCGCCTCAAGTGACGGACACGTTAACGGCGCCTACGAAGGAGACACTCTGACCATCGTTCCGTTCGAAAAGACTGTCAGCATACTTGACATTGGAGACGACTACTTCACCTACGGTGTTGACTACGGCTCACAGTGGTACAAGGTCGGAGATGAGAAGACCTTCGACGACTACGTCCTAAAGGTACTCGACATAAACATCTTCGAGCAGAAGGTCCTCCTCCAGCTCAGTGAAGTCGGCGGTGAGCCGGTTATCCGCTCAGTCAAGGTCGGTGACACCACCAAGCTCGGTGGCCTCTACGTTACTGTGGAGGACGCCTTTATTGGTGCTACCCAGGACGTCATAGCAAAACTCAGCGTAAAGGTTGAGGAGGGCAAAGTCGTAAGCGGCAGCGAGAAATACAGCCTCGCTCCAGGATACGTTACCCACCTCGACATCAAGGAAGACAGCGCTGGCTACAAATACATCGACAAGATAACCTTCGTCAACAGCGAACCCATCGAGGGTGAGACGATAGACATATTCAACACCTATGAGATTGACTATGTCTACACTGCCAAGGAAGTCAACTGTGTCAAGGGAGACGACGAGTTCACCAAATATCTCGTCAACGCAGAGGTCGTCATCGACCCGTACCCGTACTACATCTACGAGACCCTGGAAGTCGGCGACGAGGTTGGAGCCGCCGACAATGAGCACACTGGCTGGATCGTTGATGCCATAACCGCTGAGAAGTACACCCAGGTCACCCCAGGAGAGGCCAAGCCGATAACCGTCCTCGACACTGAGATCATGGAGGCAGGCCTCGAGAGTGTTGACAGCAACCTGATACTCGTCGGTGGTCCAGTGGTCAACAGCGTTGCAGCGGCCCTCGCTGAGAAGCTTGAGATCCCGACCGACTACGACGGCTGGGAGAGCGAGTACGGCACCGGCGCTGACAGCGGCGTCATCAAGTACATCGCCGAGGTCAGCGACATCAACGGCTACGGTGTCGTCCTCGTTGCCGGTACTGACAGAGAAGGTACCCAGGCCGCCGCAGAGGCCCTCATGGAGTACCTCGCTGGCCTCTGA
- the amrS gene encoding AmmeMemoRadiSam system radical SAM enzyme has translation MREAMYWEPLEGGKVRCKLCPLNCIINEGQRGSCRIRKNIGGKLYTLNYGKVSAIGTDPVEKKPLFHFWPGSCALSISTVGCNMHCKHCQNWEISQADESFPYLHDMTPEMVVAITKRYGCESIAYTYNEPTIWYEFVLDTARLAKKEGIYNLMITNGYINEEPFRELAPYIDAMNIDIKAFNDKFYMKIASVPSGEPSRRTAIIAKREYGIHVELTYLIIPTLNDNEEEIRAFARWVVENLGDDTPVHFSRFFPHYKLNHLSPTPIKTVEMAYRIAKEEGLKFVYIGNVPGHEGENTYCPRCGKPLIVRWGFEITEYKIEDGKCKYCGEPIPIVGTYTKKRYNWMWW, from the coding sequence ATGAGAGAGGCCATGTACTGGGAGCCGCTTGAGGGAGGAAAGGTCCGCTGTAAGCTCTGCCCCCTCAACTGCATCATCAACGAAGGTCAGCGCGGCTCCTGCAGGATTAGGAAGAACATCGGTGGAAAGCTCTACACGCTCAACTACGGTAAAGTCTCAGCAATCGGAACCGACCCGGTCGAGAAAAAGCCGCTCTTCCATTTCTGGCCGGGCTCCTGCGCCCTCTCGATAAGCACGGTCGGCTGCAACATGCACTGCAAGCACTGCCAGAACTGGGAGATAAGCCAGGCCGATGAAAGCTTTCCCTACCTTCACGATATGACACCCGAGATGGTAGTCGCGATAACGAAGCGCTACGGCTGCGAGAGCATAGCCTACACCTACAACGAGCCGACGATATGGTACGAGTTCGTCCTCGATACTGCCAGGCTTGCCAAGAAGGAGGGAATCTACAACCTCATGATAACCAACGGTTACATCAACGAGGAGCCCTTCAGGGAGCTCGCCCCATACATAGACGCCATGAACATAGACATAAAGGCCTTCAACGATAAATTTTACATGAAGATAGCGAGTGTCCCAAGCGGCGAGCCGAGCAGGAGGACGGCGATAATCGCGAAGAGGGAATACGGAATCCACGTGGAGCTCACCTACCTAATAATCCCGACGCTCAACGATAATGAGGAAGAGATACGCGCCTTCGCCCGCTGGGTGGTGGAAAACCTCGGTGACGATACACCGGTTCACTTCTCGCGCTTCTTCCCGCACTACAAGCTCAACCACCTCTCGCCGACGCCCATCAAGACCGTCGAGATGGCCTACCGCATCGCTAAGGAAGAGGGCCTAAAGTTTGTCTACATCGGAAACGTCCCAGGCCATGAGGGCGAGAACACGTACTGCCCCAGATGTGGCAAACCTTTAATAGTTAGATGGGGATTTGAGATAACCGAATACAAAATCGAGGATGGGAAGTGCAAATACTGCGGTGAGCCCATTCCCATAGTCGGGACCTACACAAAAAAGCGATATAACTGGATGTGGTGGTGA
- a CDS encoding polysaccharide deacetylase family protein produces MMVSITFDVEHDCPPYLTTTRGMEKGLPKLLDLMAEKRVRATFFFTAEMAKRFPQLVKRVIDEGHELGSHNYNHERLDKLSRDEGRKAIEKSLEVLRGFDDVVSFRAPNLQFPNYYYDVLEKNGILVDSSKATYKGYREGVKFFGNVLEVPASTTSSVIRLPWRFQRIIHSRLKEPRVYFAHPWEFVPMQKEKIRWDCRFNTGDKAIELLGMIIDHYRSQGARFFTMREYYDLYGKLKRE; encoded by the coding sequence ATGATGGTCTCGATAACATTTGATGTGGAGCATGACTGCCCGCCGTATCTAACCACAACGCGGGGCATGGAGAAGGGCCTTCCAAAACTCCTGGACCTGATGGCGGAGAAGCGAGTGAGAGCAACGTTCTTCTTCACGGCGGAGATGGCAAAGCGCTTTCCCCAACTGGTGAAGCGCGTCATCGATGAGGGACACGAGCTCGGGAGTCACAACTACAACCACGAGAGGCTCGATAAGCTGAGCAGGGACGAGGGGAGAAAAGCCATTGAGAAATCCCTTGAAGTTCTGAGGGGGTTCGACGACGTCGTCTCGTTCCGCGCACCCAATTTGCAGTTCCCCAACTACTATTATGATGTACTGGAGAAGAACGGAATCCTCGTGGACTCGTCCAAGGCAACCTACAAAGGTTACAGGGAAGGCGTCAAATTCTTCGGGAACGTTCTTGAGGTGCCTGCCTCGACGACGAGCTCCGTGATAAGGCTCCCCTGGAGATTCCAGAGGATAATCCACTCGCGCCTCAAGGAGCCAAGGGTTTACTTCGCCCACCCCTGGGAGTTCGTGCCGATGCAGAAGGAGAAAATAAGGTGGGACTGCAGGTTCAACACAGGGGACAAGGCCATCGAGCTCCTAGGGATGATCATAGACCACTACAGGTCGCAGGGCGCAAGGTTCTTCACCATGCGCGAGTACTACGACCTCTACGGAAAGCTTAAACGTGAGTGA
- a CDS encoding glycosyltransferase family 4 protein, producing MEGLKIAIASDWFYPKVGGIESHIDELARNLLFTGHEPYVITHDYRYMKPYVDSFPYRVARFPSTIYFKKYHTSVGVDQLRGINELYKEVGFDITHVHSIYSPLSVAVSKLSRGIRGVPVVATNHSFYGKPPLDSLIGAFVRRNLDRIDTFVAVSTPVADDTRNLLRSKLNGRPVVVVPNGIDVNKWRPPEPEERDKARRDLGVKDEIVILYLGRMTERKQAHRIPFMVRDALRRSNLPKKKVKLVMIGNGPMRPVLEENLRKTGIGEITELYDFMERGRLLPLYWAADLVLMPGILEAFPVVGLEAMATGRPVIGRNESGLSDMVLNGKTGLLAVSEEEMAENLATAFQDREMLVEMGMTARERVEKEFSWEVVLKRILRVYRMTMDMRDEVDRLYLAYKLMRRIG from the coding sequence ATGGAAGGCCTTAAAATCGCAATAGCGAGCGACTGGTTCTATCCCAAGGTGGGGGGTATCGAATCCCACATCGACGAGCTCGCACGTAACCTCCTCTTCACCGGTCACGAACCCTACGTCATAACCCACGACTACCGCTACATGAAACCCTATGTGGACAGCTTCCCCTATAGGGTGGCTAGGTTCCCATCGACCATTTACTTCAAAAAATACCACACCAGCGTTGGGGTTGACCAGCTTCGGGGAATAAACGAGCTCTACAAGGAAGTCGGTTTTGACATCACTCATGTTCACAGCATCTACTCACCCCTCTCCGTTGCGGTTTCAAAGCTCTCAAGGGGCATTAGAGGGGTGCCCGTCGTCGCCACCAACCACTCGTTCTATGGGAAGCCGCCGCTCGATTCTCTCATAGGGGCGTTTGTGAGGCGTAACCTCGACAGAATAGACACCTTCGTCGCGGTCAGCACACCTGTGGCTGATGACACCCGCAACCTTCTAAGGAGCAAACTGAACGGCCGCCCCGTCGTGGTTGTTCCGAACGGGATAGACGTCAATAAGTGGCGCCCGCCGGAGCCCGAGGAGAGGGATAAAGCGAGAAGAGACTTGGGGGTGAAAGATGAGATAGTAATCCTCTACCTCGGAAGGATGACCGAGAGGAAGCAGGCCCACAGGATACCCTTCATGGTCAGGGATGCCCTCAGAAGGAGCAACCTGCCAAAGAAGAAGGTAAAGCTCGTCATGATTGGAAACGGACCGATGAGGCCCGTCCTAGAGGAAAATCTGAGGAAGACAGGTATTGGGGAGATAACCGAACTCTACGACTTCATGGAGAGGGGAAGGCTGCTCCCGCTCTACTGGGCGGCCGATCTGGTTCTGATGCCCGGCATTCTGGAGGCTTTCCCGGTGGTTGGACTTGAAGCAATGGCTACAGGAAGACCCGTGATAGGGCGCAATGAGAGCGGTCTCTCCGACATGGTTCTAAACGGCAAGACCGGCCTTCTCGCGGTCAGCGAGGAGGAAATGGCCGAGAACCTGGCAACGGCCTTTCAGGACAGGGAGATGCTCGTGGAGATGGGAATGACGGCAAGGGAACGAGTCGAGAAGGAGTTTTCCTGGGAGGTCGTTCTGAAAAGAATCCTCCGTGTCTACCGCATGACGATGGACATGAGGGACGAGGTGGATCGGCTCTACCTCGCCTACAAGCTGATGAGGAGGATCGGCTGA
- a CDS encoding lysylphosphatidylglycerol synthase transmembrane domain-containing protein, with amino-acid sequence MLESLASSMKQYFSIVSSASLKYLALAFLTYYVSVVIYGIRWKLVLNGIGRDAPLKELVKAILASIFMNNVTPLSRSGGELLRMAWVSKRAHIPVGVSAVSIVYERTLETIPVFALFLVGMSYFSSGEPLPLVLLGIAGIALIWIKWDSFVRLSLRLFRTQVTREEMEKITSLRKMHNLNMIAILLSSSIWLLDVTRLKLITMAFGLNLPWSLIAVISIANLLFGLIAFTPGGIGIIEGGLIGTLTYFGIPMAIALSVTLLERFVSYVASSLVGLAVLLTSGGVEIWKALKSQ; translated from the coding sequence ATGCTTGAGAGCCTTGCAAGCTCCATGAAGCAATATTTTTCAATTGTCAGTAGCGCGTCGCTCAAGTACCTAGCCCTTGCGTTCTTAACGTACTACGTCAGCGTCGTCATATACGGCATCCGGTGGAAGCTCGTCCTCAACGGCATCGGGAGGGACGCACCGCTCAAAGAGCTGGTGAAGGCCATACTCGCCTCGATATTCATGAACAACGTCACCCCTCTCAGCAGAAGTGGGGGGGAACTCCTCAGAATGGCATGGGTCTCAAAGAGAGCCCACATCCCGGTGGGAGTTTCTGCGGTGAGCATAGTCTACGAGAGGACACTCGAGACCATCCCCGTCTTTGCCCTCTTCCTCGTTGGTATGAGCTACTTCTCCTCCGGCGAGCCTCTTCCCTTGGTCCTCCTGGGGATAGCGGGAATAGCACTGATATGGATAAAGTGGGATTCCTTCGTCAGGCTCTCCCTTCGGCTCTTCAGGACGCAGGTTACAAGGGAGGAAATGGAGAAGATAACCTCACTGCGAAAGATGCACAACCTCAACATGATCGCCATACTCCTCAGCTCGAGCATCTGGCTCCTCGACGTGACCCGGTTGAAGCTCATTACAATGGCCTTTGGCCTCAATCTTCCATGGAGCTTGATAGCCGTCATCTCAATAGCCAACCTGCTCTTCGGTCTCATAGCCTTCACCCCCGGCGGGATCGGCATCATCGAGGGCGGCCTCATAGGGACACTCACCTACTTCGGCATCCCGATGGCCATCGCCCTCTCCGTCACCCTGCTGGAGCGCTTCGTTTCCTATGTAGCAAGCAGTCTCGTCGGACTGGCAGTGTTGCTCACCTCCGGAGGGGTTGAAATATGGAAGGCCTTAAAATCGCAATAG
- a CDS encoding thiamine-phosphate kinase, which translates to MRESEIIELFLKHLRKQGDLPLGDDAGAIRLGDEWLVATNDMLVRKTDVPDIMTPEQVGFKAVTMNVSDVAAMGARPIGFLFSLGVPADVEGSYLEGIAEGIGKALEFYNVPVISADTNEADDLIIDGIALGKTRKLLTRSGAGAGELVCVTGDIGRALAGLLAWKRNLEISERTKKALYEKLLEPRARVEEGVELSGVASAAVDISDGLSKELHLLAEMSGVGIEVDAEKLPIRREVFEAAELLGVDPVEIALASGEEFEIVFTVPERVLKGLKIDCTAIGRTFEGSGVYITTGEKRQEMPLLGWEHLEKGVKGKYRTLFR; encoded by the coding sequence TTGAGGGAATCGGAAATAATAGAGCTCTTCCTCAAACACCTTAGGAAACAGGGCGACCTTCCGCTCGGAGACGATGCAGGAGCCATTAGACTCGGCGATGAATGGCTTGTTGCTACAAACGACATGCTCGTGAGGAAAACTGATGTTCCGGATATAATGACGCCCGAGCAGGTTGGCTTTAAGGCTGTAACCATGAACGTGAGCGACGTTGCGGCTATGGGAGCAAGGCCCATAGGTTTTCTCTTCTCCCTCGGCGTTCCCGCCGATGTAGAGGGAAGCTACCTTGAAGGGATTGCGGAGGGCATAGGAAAAGCCTTGGAGTTCTACAACGTTCCAGTCATCAGTGCGGACACCAATGAGGCCGACGACCTGATAATCGACGGTATAGCCCTCGGGAAGACCCGAAAGCTCCTGACCCGGTCGGGCGCGGGAGCCGGAGAGCTTGTGTGCGTTACGGGGGACATTGGTAGAGCGCTTGCCGGGCTGCTCGCGTGGAAGAGAAACCTCGAAATTTCCGAGAGGACAAAAAAAGCCCTATACGAGAAGCTCCTTGAGCCGAGGGCAAGGGTCGAGGAGGGGGTTGAGCTGAGCGGCGTTGCCAGCGCGGCCGTAGACATCAGCGATGGTCTCAGTAAAGAGTTGCACCTCCTCGCCGAGATGAGCGGGGTGGGGATTGAGGTCGACGCAGAAAAGCTGCCCATAAGGAGAGAGGTCTTCGAGGCGGCGGAACTTCTGGGAGTGGATCCAGTGGAGATCGCGCTCGCCAGCGGCGAGGAGTTCGAGATAGTCTTTACCGTGCCTGAGAGAGTCCTCAAAGGGCTGAAAATTGACTGCACGGCCATCGGCAGGACGTTTGAGGGCAGTGGCGTGTACATTACCACTGGGGAAAAACGGCAGGAGATGCCCCTTTTGGGCTGGGAGCACCTTGAGAAAGGAGTAAAAGGGAAATATAGAACGTTGTTCCGATAA
- a CDS encoding TIGR00375 family protein — protein sequence MQVDADLHIHSRYSKAVSKAMTIHNLAENARFKGLGLVGTGDILNPKWEEELLKYTEKVDEGTYERNGIRFLLTTEVEDNRRVHHVLIFPAIEAVREMRERLKPYSSDIETEGRPHLSLSAGEIADLANELDVLIGPAHAFTPWTSLYKEYDSLKEAYGGAKIHFLELGLSADSEMADMIKAHHKLTYLSNSDAHSPMPHRLGREFNRFEVKEVTFEEIRKVILKRGGRRIVLNAGLDPRLGKYHLTACSRCYTKYSLEEAKAFHWKCPRCGGRIKKGVHDRILELADTNERPKDRPPYIHLAPLAEIIAMVIGKGVETKAVRIIWERFLQEFGSEIRVLVDVPVETLAQVHEDVAKAVWAYRNDKLIIIPGGGGKYGEIRLPEEIRNASIDELESVEVELPAEEKPKQRSITEFLGVKP from the coding sequence ATGCAGGTTGATGCCGACCTTCATATTCACTCGCGCTACTCAAAGGCGGTCTCAAAGGCAATGACGATTCACAACTTGGCTGAAAACGCCCGCTTCAAGGGTCTAGGCCTGGTTGGAACCGGGGACATACTGAACCCGAAGTGGGAGGAGGAACTGCTTAAATACACAGAAAAGGTCGACGAGGGGACCTACGAGAGGAACGGAATTAGGTTTCTCCTTACGACTGAAGTTGAGGACAATAGAAGGGTTCACCACGTCTTAATCTTTCCGGCCATAGAGGCCGTCCGTGAGATGCGGGAAAGACTGAAGCCCTATTCGAGCGATATTGAGACGGAAGGACGGCCACACCTGAGCCTCTCAGCTGGAGAGATAGCAGACCTTGCAAACGAGCTGGACGTTTTGATAGGGCCTGCCCACGCTTTTACACCCTGGACGAGCCTCTACAAGGAGTACGACAGCCTTAAAGAGGCCTACGGCGGCGCCAAAATCCACTTCCTTGAGCTGGGCCTCTCAGCCGACAGCGAGATGGCTGACATGATAAAGGCCCACCATAAGCTTACCTACCTCAGCAACAGCGACGCACATTCACCGATGCCCCACAGGCTTGGCAGGGAGTTCAACCGCTTTGAGGTAAAAGAAGTGACCTTTGAGGAAATCAGAAAGGTAATCCTGAAGCGCGGCGGCAGGAGGATAGTCCTCAACGCGGGCCTCGACCCTCGCCTTGGTAAGTATCACCTGACGGCCTGCTCGCGCTGTTACACGAAGTACAGCCTTGAGGAGGCCAAGGCCTTTCACTGGAAGTGCCCCCGCTGTGGAGGCAGGATAAAGAAGGGCGTTCATGACAGAATCCTTGAGCTGGCCGATACTAACGAGAGGCCAAAGGACAGGCCGCCCTACATTCACCTCGCACCACTCGCGGAGATAATAGCGATGGTCATCGGGAAGGGCGTCGAGACGAAGGCGGTCAGGATTATCTGGGAGCGCTTTTTGCAGGAGTTCGGGAGCGAGATAAGGGTTCTCGTTGATGTTCCTGTTGAAACTTTGGCTCAGGTTCACGAGGATGTGGCCAAGGCGGTGTGGGCCTACAGAAACGATAAGCTCATAATCATCCCTGGCGGTGGCGGCAAATACGGAGAGATTAGACTGCCGGAGGAGATAAGGAACGCTTCCATAGACGAGCTGGAGAGCGTTGAGGTCGAGCTTCCAGCGGAGGAGAAACCCAAGCAGAGGAGCATAACGGAGTTTCTGGGGGTGAAACCTTGA